A window of Apium graveolens cultivar Ventura chromosome 8, ASM990537v1, whole genome shotgun sequence contains these coding sequences:
- the LOC141676992 gene encoding uncharacterized protein LOC141676992, protein MAQEGSSLFIKEIIRSQVVWAGPKSRKGKEKECDEESFVERTNEGGQSSRKIVFERKRRNCSEGDYSRKPARDARPTVHFLLNEKGFLENTPKKTLGHIVRMKFDEDTIWTKRATREAFYNSCIKNFKEYYAYPFPYDDEDGDQVVRAYLHRNWKSYLGAERSRLVDKVKQLLECGYTEKDFNIRDDGLKPYYYSRRTWNSMCDYWEDEVFKKWSTNSQIARSKVEFVSRSRAKSFEQRRQEINEEREARGELPISEDEFMGMVYDPTQPAVQDLQEKIKKVRLELAPDFKLLEEPTSPRSLKEFHQKKEVIVLATARSPRKGRISLHPQDSLAELLGARDAA, encoded by the exons ATGGCTCAAGAGGGCTCGAGTTTGTTTATCAAAGAGATAATCCGTTCACAG GTGGTTTGGGCTGGTCCAAAATCACGGAAGGGTAAAGAAAAGGAGTGTGATGAAGAAAGTTttgtggaaaggactaacgagggTGGTCAAAGCAGCCGCAAGATTGTATTTGAGAGGAAAAGGCGAAACTGCTCTGAAGGGGACTACTCGAGGAAACCGGCACGAGATGCAAGGCCAACGGTTCATTTTCTTCTTAACGAGAAAGG CTTCTTGGAAAATACACCGAAGAAAACTTTAGGGCACATTGTTCGCATGAAATTTGATGAAGATACTATCTGGACAAAGAGAGCTACACGCGAAGCTTTTTACAACTCATGTATCAAGAACTTTAAA GAGTATTATGCTTATCCCTTTCCTTATGATGATGAAGACGGGGACCAAGTTGTGAGGGCGTATCTGCATAGGAATTGGAAGTCTTATCTTGGTGCTGAGAGAAGCCGACTCGTGGACAAAGTGAAGCAGCTATTGGAATGTGGATATACTGAGAAGGATTTTAATATTAGGGATGACGGATTGAAGCCATACTACTACTCCCGGCGCACATGGAATTCTATGTGCGATTATTGGGAAGATGAAGTTTTTAAAAAATGGTCCACTAATTCCCAGATTGCCCGAAGTAAGGTAGAGTTTGTTTCCCGCAGCAGGGCCAAATCATTTGAGCAGAGACGTCAG GAAATAAATGAAGAAAGAGAGGCTAGAGGAGAGTTGCCTATCTCCGAAGATGAATTCATGGGTATGGTGTATGATCCCACTCAACCAGCTGTGCAAGATCTGCAG GAAAAAATAAAGAAGGTGCGACTTGAATTGGCACCTGATTTCAAGCTTCTTGAAGAACCGACATCCCCTCGTAGCCTAAAGGAATTTCATCAAAAAAAAGAGGTTATTGTGTTGGCCACGGCAAGATCCCCAAGGAAAGGGAGGATCAGCCTTCATCCACAAGACAGTTTGGCTGAGCTTCTGGGCGCAAGGGATGCGGCGTAA